A single window of Nicotiana tomentosiformis chromosome 1, ASM39032v3, whole genome shotgun sequence DNA harbors:
- the LOC138907372 gene encoding uncharacterized protein → MRIRRFIDGLNNGLNFVMTREIASSARFDEVIDIVRRLEQVHSQEREEMDAKRPRGSGGFSGVSSGGKSHHSRGRSYRPAQMARPVHCGASASHGSYSAHPGQSSLRALPVQSLSRAPSAQGSSVPGPSSSYSGSWGPIQYLPPLTDRSCYVCGEFVHMRRYCPHFLGGPVQQRGPIMTFAPVTSPPAQPARGRPIREGRSCGDQARCSAFPARPEAVASYAVIKGIVSVCHRDTSILFNPGSTYSYVLSYFSRYLDMPHESFVSLVHVSTPVGNSIIVDRVYRSCVVIIGGLDTRVDILFLSMVNFDVILGMDWLSPCHTILDFHTMTVTLAMPGLPRIEWRSSLDYVPSRVISYLKAQRMVVKGCLVYLAFMRDVGANTPPIDSVPVVRDFLDVFPADLPGMPPDRDIDFGIDLVSGT, encoded by the coding sequence atgaggattaggaggttcattgatggcctcaacaaTGGACTGAACTTTGTCATGACTCGGGAGATTGCATCGAGTGCTAGATTCGATGAGGTCATTGATATTGTTAGGAGGCTAGAGCAGGTCcatagtcaggagcgtgaggagatggatgctaagaggcctcgtggttcgggtggttttAGCGGTGTTTCTTCTGGAGGGAAGTCCCACCAcagtaggggtcgttcttataggcccgctcagatggctcgtccagttcatTGTGGTGCATccgctagccatggttcatacagtgctcatccgggtcagtcatctctccgTGCCCTCCCAGTTCAGAGTTTATCTCGTGCTCCATCAGCTCAAGGTTCGTCTGTACCAGGTCCTTCTAGTAGCTATTCTGGTTCTTGGGGTCCGATTCAGTATCTTCCACCATTGACGGATCGGAGTTGCTACGTGTGTGGGGAGTTTGTCCATATGAGGAGGTATTGTCCCCATTtcttgggaggtccagttcagcagaggggtCCAATTATGACTtttgcaccagttacttcacctcccgcccagccagctagaggtcgccctataaGGGAAGGCCGATCATGTGGCGATCAGGCTCGATGCTCAGCTTTCCCTGCCAggccagaggccgttgcttcataTGCAGTGATCAaaggtattgtttcagtatgccacagggatacTTCCATATTATttaaccctggttccacttattcatatgtattatcatatttttctcgttatttggatatgcctcatgaGTCCTTtgtttcacttgttcatgtatctactccggtgggaaactctattattgtggaccgtgtgtatcggtcgtgtgtggtgatcATTGGGGGATTGGATACTAGAGTTGATatcttatttcttagtatggtaaattttgacgtgattctgggcatggattggttgtccccatgtcatactATTCTGGATTTTCACACGatgaccgtgacgttggcgatgccggggttacctaggatcgagtggagaagttctctggactatgttcccagtagggtgatttcatatctgaaggcccaacggatggttgttAAGGGGTGTTTGGTATATTTGGCTTttatgagggatgttggtgctaatACTCCTCCTATAGATTCtgttccggtagtgcgagactttctggatgtgtttcctgcagacctgccgggcatgccacccgacagggacattgattttgggattgactTGGTGTCAGGCACTTAG